GAAAATACACCATATTTTCATTATTTTTTACAAATGTTGCGTTATATTACCATTAAAATTAAAACAGAATGAAAATCCTGAAAATCGCATTTTTTGTAAGTATTTCAATATCAAATCTCTGGGCACAATCAGAAAAAAGAGTTAATGCCAAAATAGACCATGCCACTGTTTTTTTGAGCCAGGCACAGCTCAACAACAGCCTCAAAATAAGTTTGCCACAAGGTGCAACTAAGGTAATTATTGAAAATATCGCCAATACCATTGACCCAAATAGTATTCAGGTGGGAGGAACCGGAGATTTCACCCTGTTGGGAGTGAAATATAACCGTAATTATCTCAATACCAAACAGTTTTCTGTTCAGGATTCAATCAAAAAGACTCGTTATGACATAGAAAATATTGATATGCTGCTTGCGGTAGCAGCCAATGAAGAAAAAATGATTATGGCCAATGTGGACATAAAAAGTGAAAAAGATGGCCTTTTACCTGAAGATTTGAAAGAAATGACCGACCTTTTTCGTCAGAAACTTACAGAATTAGGCACAAGAAAGTTGCAGCTGTTAAGACAAAAAGAACCATTGATGGATCGAAAAAGTCGTTTGGAAAGACAATTGGCCGAAATCAATAATGCATTTTTGCCTTTAGGTGAAATAGAACTCAGTGTAGTGGCCAATAGTGCTACTACCGCCAATATTCAATTGAGCTATGTGGCTAATTCTGCCGGATGGTCTCCTAGCTATGATTTGAGGGTTAAGGACATCAAAAGTCCTGTGTCAATAGCCTATAAAGCTAATGTGTATCAAAACACCGGTCTGGACTGGAAGTCTGTCAAACTTACTCTATCTACTTCAAATCCATCGGTTTCGGGGTATAAACCTGAATTATATCCATTGTATTTAAGTTTTTGGGTTCCTGCACCTGTTATGCGTAAAGAAGCCAGAGTTGGAGGTCAACCAGAGATGATGGTAGCAATGGCGGCGGCATCTGCGTCAGAGGATGCTGTTATGGGTGAAATGAAATCAAGTGCCAATACTGTAGAAGTGGTGCAAAGTAGTCTTTCTGTAAATTTCGAGATTAGTACACTCTATACCATTCCCACAGGTGGGCAACCAGAAACGGTTGAAATTCAGAGCCTTTCGGCTGAAGCCCAATACAAAAGTATGATAAGTCCAAAATTGGATCCGAATGCATTTTTGGTGGCTGAAGTTAAAGATTGGGAAAAATTGAATCTGATGAATGGCGAAGCCAATGTGTATTTTGAGAACAAGTTTGTGGGAAAAACCTTTATTTCAGAAAATACCACCGACGAATCAATGAAAATTAGTCTGGGCAAAGACCAAAGAATCACAGCAAAAGAGAGGAAATTGAGAATTATAAAGCCAGAAAAGCTGTTGGTTCAAATATAAAAGAGTCTTTTGGGTATAAAATAACTGTTAAGAATGCAAAAAGTGAAGCCATAAAGGTGATTCTTGAAGATCAGGTGCCGGTGAGCCAGGATTCTGACATTGAAGTAAGTGTGGACGAGTTGCAGGGCGGAAATATGATTCCTGAGAGTGGAAAAGTTACCTGGGAATTTGATTTGCCAGCCACCCAATCCAAAGAAATTTTATTAAAATATACTGTTAAATATCCTAAAAATAAGAGAGTTAATAATTTATAAATATGTTTGGAAAGTTATTGAATAAATTCATTTCTTACTTCATTCGTGGGTTGCTATTTGTAGCACCTGTGGGTTTTACGGCTCTGATATTATACAGTGCTTTTGATTTTGTAGATAGCCTTGTAAGAATTCGTTTTTCTATTGACAGGCCCGACGAACTGTTTTTTATTCCCGGTCTTGGTTTTTTTATTGTTGTGGCCGGCACGGCTCTGATTGGCTTTGTTTTTACAAGGTTATTGCCACAAACTATACAAAACTGGATAGAAAACGGCATCAAAAACTTGCCATTGGTAAAAATATTCTACTCGGCATTTAAAGATTTGGTTTCGGCTTTTGTTGGGGATAAAAAGAAATTTAAGACAGGGGTTTTAATTACTCTAAACGTAAATTCCAACATCAAAAAACTTGGTTTTCTGACTCAGGATAATCTGGATATTTTAAATCTTCCCGACATGGTAAGTGTCTATTGTCCACATAGTTATGCTTTTTCAGGCGAAATGTTTATAGTGCCAAAAGAACAAGTTGAAATTCTTTCAATTTCCAGTGCTGAAGTAATGAAAATTATTGTATCAGGTGGGGTGTCGATAAGTGATAATTAGGATTTGGAAAGTTGGTAAGTTAGAAAGTTGGTAAGTTAGTTGGACGAAGAGAAGGACTTTAAATGCAGGTTTGGGTTTAATTTTTTGATTTGGTTTTAGAATTAAACTCGCCAAAATTTTTCAATAATTATTTTTGAAAATATTCTGAATAATAAAAATATTAAAGATGAAAAATATATTTACCATACTGCTAATAAGTGTTTTAAGTCTGAATGTTTTCGCCCAGGAGCCTCACAAAAAGAAAGCATTACCAATTGAAGAATTACTCGAAAAAAATAAACCAAACGCTTATAAAACCATTGTAGAAAAAGGTAATTTCCTTGTCCTGGATAATTTCAATACTGGAAGAAGAAAAAGGTTTTATGAAGGTGACAAACTAAGGTTTAAAACGAAAGAAGGTCAGATTTTTCAGGAGGATTTGCTGGAAATCACCGACTCAACTTTTTCGGTATATCAATATTCTGATCTTGAAAGAAAACTTTATAAATACACATTCAAACCTGAAGAAATTACCAAAATATATCGCAGAGATAAATATAAAGGTCTAAAGGTGGGTCTGACCTGGAGCAGTTTGGCGGTATTAATGCCATTGGCATACGATTATATTTATTTCAAAAAAAATCCGTTCCAAAATACTCAGGGTTGGGTTACTATTGGAAGTATTCAGGCGGCGTTAATAGTTTTACAAAATCACAGTAAATTTTTTAATGCCAGAAAACTAAACGATAATCATCAATTAAGGATTTTGAAGGCATATTGAAAATATTTTATGCCAAAAAAAACTAAATTTGACCTAATTACCCTAAAATACTATGAAATCACCCCGTAATGCTGTCGTGGATATTTACCGTGGATTTGTGATGTTCCTTATGATGGCAGAAGTCTGGGAGTTTTGGAAAGTAAGCCAAAATTTTCCCGACAGCAGTTTTTGGAAGTTTCTGACTTATAATCAATCTCATGTCGAATGGACCGGGGCCTCACTTCATGACATGATTCAGCCCTCATTTTCATTTCTGGTAGGAGTG
The sequence above is a segment of the Cytophagaceae bacterium genome. Coding sequences within it:
- a CDS encoding DUF4139 domain-containing protein is translated as MKILKIAFFVSISISNLWAQSEKRVNAKIDHATVFLSQAQLNNSLKISLPQGATKVIIENIANTIDPNSIQVGGTGDFTLLGVKYNRNYLNTKQFSVQDSIKKTRYDIENIDMLLAVAANEEKMIMANVDIKSEKDGLLPEDLKEMTDLFRQKLTELGTRKLQLLRQKEPLMDRKSRLERQLAEINNAFLPLGEIELSVVANSATTANIQLSYVANSAGWSPSYDLRVKDIKSPVSIAYKANVYQNTGLDWKSVKLTLSTSNPSVSGYKPELYPLYLSFWVPAPVMRKEARVGGQPEMMVAMAAASASEDAVMGEMKSSANTVEVVQSSLSVNFEISTLYTIPTGGQPETVEIQSLSAEAQYKSMISPKLDPNAFLVAEVKDWEKLNLMNGEANVYFENKFVGKTFISENTTDESMKISLGKDQRITAKERKLRIIKPEKLLVQI
- a CDS encoding DUF4139 domain-containing protein is translated as MENYKARKAVGSNIKESFGYKITVKNAKSEAIKVILEDQVPVSQDSDIEVSVDELQGGNMIPESGKVTWEFDLPATQSKEILLKYTVKYPKNKRVNNL
- a CDS encoding DUF502 domain-containing protein, yielding MFGKLLNKFISYFIRGLLFVAPVGFTALILYSAFDFVDSLVRIRFSIDRPDELFFIPGLGFFIVVAGTALIGFVFTRLLPQTIQNWIENGIKNLPLVKIFYSAFKDLVSAFVGDKKKFKTGVLITLNVNSNIKKLGFLTQDNLDILNLPDMVSVYCPHSYAFSGEMFIVPKEQVEILSISSAEVMKIIVSGGVSISDN